Proteins encoded in a region of the Halioglobus maricola genome:
- a CDS encoding L-threonylcarbamoyladenylate synthase — MTQFLQIHPENPQARLVRQAVDIIRDGGVVAYPTDSAYALGCHIGDKNALDRIRRIRQLDDRHNFTLVCRDLSEIATYARVDNAAYRLLKHCTPGPYTFILRATSEVPRRLMHPKRKTVGLRVPDNAIAQALLADLGEPMMSVTLIMPGDEYPLIDPYDIRETLQHHADLVIDGGYCGMEATTVVDMVEDTPLVMRAGKGDIAPFED; from the coding sequence GTGACCCAGTTTTTACAAATCCATCCAGAGAACCCGCAGGCGCGCCTGGTGCGCCAGGCCGTGGATATTATCCGTGACGGCGGCGTGGTGGCCTACCCCACAGACTCCGCCTATGCCCTGGGTTGCCATATTGGTGACAAGAATGCCCTGGATCGAATTCGCAGGATTCGTCAACTGGATGATCGTCACAATTTCACCCTGGTGTGTCGCGATCTCTCCGAGATCGCCACTTACGCCCGGGTCGACAACGCCGCTTACCGGCTGCTCAAGCACTGTACGCCCGGCCCCTATACGTTCATCCTGCGGGCCACTTCCGAGGTCCCCCGGCGCCTGATGCACCCCAAGCGGAAAACGGTTGGCCTCAGGGTTCCGGACAACGCGATTGCCCAGGCCCTGCTCGCGGATCTCGGCGAACCCATGATGAGCGTTACCCTGATCATGCCGGGTGACGAGTATCCCCTGATCGACCCCTACGACATTCGCGAGACCTTGCAGCACCACGCTGATTTAGTGATCGATGGCGGCTACTGTGGGATGGAAGCGACCACGGTTGTGGATATGGTGGAAGACACTCCTCTGGTGATGCGCGCCGGTAAGGGTGATATTGCCCCATTCGAGGACTGA
- a CDS encoding PHP domain-containing protein → MLIDFHTHTTASDGALTPRELLQRASEAGIDLFAITDHDTMAGYLEASQFQLDYPTVKLVPGVEVSCRWSATTIHVVGLGVDCQHPAMCEGLAELDTARTARGIKIAERLASRGFPGALEGAQIEAGGGQLGRPHFASWMVAQGHVPDHNTAFDKYLGQGKPGDVKAFWPELARAVAWIVDAGGIAVLAHPLKYKYTRMKLRRLVQDFAEAGGTAVEALSGRQTPDQTAQLLRLAEDFELDVSAGSDFHRDGPYSPRLGVELLRLEARSGVWRHFESAQENPEEAR, encoded by the coding sequence GTGCTGATCGACTTCCATACCCATACGACAGCTTCTGATGGTGCCCTGACGCCCAGGGAGCTCCTGCAGCGCGCCAGTGAGGCGGGCATCGACCTGTTTGCTATCACCGATCACGATACGATGGCAGGCTATCTCGAGGCCAGTCAATTCCAGTTGGACTATCCCACGGTGAAACTGGTTCCCGGGGTAGAGGTGTCCTGTCGCTGGTCTGCCACGACTATTCATGTAGTGGGCCTTGGGGTGGATTGCCAGCATCCGGCCATGTGCGAAGGGCTTGCAGAACTTGATACGGCGCGCACGGCCAGGGGGATCAAGATTGCTGAGCGCCTGGCTAGCCGAGGCTTCCCCGGCGCGCTCGAAGGGGCTCAGATCGAGGCTGGGGGCGGCCAGCTGGGCCGGCCACACTTTGCCAGCTGGATGGTGGCGCAGGGGCATGTGCCTGACCACAACACCGCCTTTGACAAGTATCTGGGGCAGGGTAAGCCGGGGGATGTGAAGGCATTCTGGCCAGAGCTCGCCCGGGCGGTGGCCTGGATCGTCGATGCGGGTGGTATCGCAGTGCTGGCGCATCCACTCAAGTACAAGTACACCCGGATGAAGCTCAGGCGCCTTGTGCAAGACTTTGCCGAAGCCGGGGGCACAGCGGTTGAGGCCCTCAGCGGTCGCCAGACGCCGGACCAGACTGCCCAGCTCCTGCGGCTGGCGGAGGATTTTGAACTGGACGTATCCGCCGGCAGTGATTTTCACAGGGATGGGCCCTATAGCCCCCGCTTGGGTGTAGAATTGCTCCGGCTTGAGGCCCGGTCGGGAGTGTGGCGACACTTCGAGTCGGCGCAAGAGAACCCAGAGGAGGCCCGGTGA
- a CDS encoding TIGR04211 family SH3 domain-containing protein, translated as MLRSLPVLLLSLLLATTLQAQETRYVSDKVFIVLHKGPGAEYRWAAKLTPGTRLSAGRSQGDWTEVTTARGTPGWVRTEFLTADSPAQVKLPQAVARADQLSDENANLSNDLGTLQGEKVELLNRITSTEADLVSVSEELAELKTISGNAVQLDIDNRRLVEEAENLRAEVDTLEAENLRLTDKLKSEAFMNGALAVLLGVIITLVVPRLWPKRRKPSSWGSSW; from the coding sequence TTGCTGCGCTCCCTGCCCGTCCTGCTGCTTTCGCTATTGCTGGCCACTACCCTCCAGGCTCAGGAAACACGCTATGTCAGCGACAAGGTCTTTATTGTCCTGCACAAGGGGCCCGGCGCAGAGTATCGCTGGGCAGCCAAACTGACTCCGGGCACTCGCCTCAGCGCTGGCCGCTCCCAGGGCGACTGGACCGAAGTCACAACTGCCCGCGGCACCCCCGGCTGGGTTCGCACCGAATTTCTCACCGCCGACAGCCCCGCCCAGGTCAAACTTCCCCAGGCCGTAGCGCGAGCGGATCAACTGTCTGATGAAAACGCCAATCTCAGCAACGATCTGGGCACGCTGCAGGGCGAGAAAGTCGAGTTGCTAAACCGCATTACCAGCACCGAGGCCGATCTGGTTTCTGTGTCTGAGGAACTGGCTGAACTCAAAACTATTTCCGGTAACGCGGTACAACTTGATATCGACAACCGGCGGCTCGTAGAGGAAGCAGAAAACCTGCGCGCCGAAGTAGATACGCTCGAAGCAGAAAACCTGCGCCTGACTGACAAGCTAAAGAGCGAGGCCTTCATGAATGGCGCGCTCGCTGTACTGCTGGGTGTGATTATTACTCTGGTAGTCCCCCGCCTCTGGCCCAAGCGCCGCAAACCCTCAAGCTGGGGATCCAGCTGGTAA
- a CDS encoding inner membrane-spanning protein YciB, translating into MKQLAEFIPIALFFVVYQLDGETMALGSWAYTFDGIFSATAVLMVATVAQVGLTFAFSGRLEKRALWMAAAILVFGGATLVLRNELFIQWKPTIFNWVLALAFGGSQFIGDKNLMERTLGSQIVLPRPIWTKLNLLWVSNFTIVGALNLVVAYGYSEATWVSYKLYSAIGFTLVLTVLTAIIVSPHIKEEAPLTDNQEA; encoded by the coding sequence ATGAAGCAATTGGCAGAATTTATCCCCATCGCCCTCTTTTTCGTCGTCTACCAACTCGACGGCGAGACCATGGCCCTGGGCAGCTGGGCCTACACTTTTGATGGCATTTTCAGCGCGACAGCCGTGTTGATGGTCGCCACCGTCGCTCAGGTCGGCCTGACTTTCGCCTTCAGTGGACGATTGGAGAAGCGCGCCCTGTGGATGGCCGCGGCTATTCTTGTTTTCGGTGGTGCCACCCTGGTGCTGCGCAACGAGCTCTTTATCCAGTGGAAGCCCACTATTTTCAATTGGGTGCTCGCGCTCGCCTTCGGCGGCTCCCAATTCATCGGCGACAAAAACCTGATGGAGCGTACTCTGGGCAGCCAGATCGTTCTGCCAAGGCCCATATGGACCAAACTGAACTTGCTGTGGGTGAGCAACTTCACCATCGTCGGCGCACTCAATCTGGTCGTCGCCTACGGCTACTCTGAAGCCACCTGGGTCAGCTACAAACTTTACTCTGCCATTGGTTTCACGCTGGTACTGACTGTGCTGACCGCGATTATCGTCAGCCCCCATATTAAAGAAGAAGCACCGCTCACCGACAATCAGGAAGCCTGA
- a CDS encoding YciI family protein: MLYAILCEDVENSLSLRAGARPAHLERIQELVDAGRLLVAGPHPALDTEDPGEAGFTGSLIIAEFDSLEAATAWADSDPYVDAGVFSKVTVKPYKKVLP; encoded by the coding sequence ATGTTGTATGCCATTCTCTGCGAAGACGTAGAAAACAGCCTTTCGCTGCGCGCTGGCGCGCGCCCCGCCCACCTGGAACGTATTCAGGAACTGGTGGATGCCGGGCGACTGCTGGTCGCAGGCCCCCACCCTGCGCTCGACACTGAAGATCCCGGTGAAGCGGGCTTCACTGGCAGCCTGATCATCGCCGAGTTCGACAGTCTGGAAGCAGCCACCGCCTGGGCGGACTCCGATCCCTATGTAGACGCCGGCGTATTCTCCAAGGTCACGGTAAAGCCCTACAAAAAGGTCCTGCCCTAA